The following proteins come from a genomic window of Pyxidicoccus sp. MSG2:
- a CDS encoding ABC transporter ATP-binding protein: MSLEVVPAALPMVRLEGVSKTYRRGTVEVPVLEAVDLSIATGAFEAFMGPSGSGKSTLLNLISGLDRPTTGIVEVAGRNLAELDDRELSDWRAAHVGFVFQLYNLIPVLTAAENVELPLLLTSLSRVERRRHVAAALDLVGLSHRVSHRPPQMSGGEQQRVAIARAIVTDPDLIIADEPTGDLDRKSAESVLDLFGVLHQELHKTLVMVTHDPHAAERAERVHHLEKGVLQ; encoded by the coding sequence ATGAGCCTCGAAGTCGTCCCAGCCGCGCTCCCCATGGTCCGTCTGGAGGGCGTGTCCAAGACGTACCGGCGCGGCACCGTGGAGGTGCCCGTGCTGGAGGCGGTGGACCTGTCCATCGCCACCGGCGCCTTCGAGGCCTTCATGGGCCCGTCCGGCTCCGGCAAGTCCACGCTGCTCAACCTCATCTCCGGGTTGGACAGGCCCACCACGGGCATCGTCGAGGTGGCCGGCCGCAACCTGGCCGAGCTGGACGACCGCGAGCTGAGTGACTGGCGCGCCGCCCATGTGGGCTTCGTCTTCCAGCTCTACAACCTCATCCCCGTGCTCACCGCGGCGGAGAACGTGGAATTGCCGCTGCTGCTGACGTCACTGTCGCGCGTCGAGCGGCGCCGGCACGTGGCCGCCGCGCTGGACCTCGTGGGGCTGTCTCACCGGGTGAGCCACCGCCCGCCGCAGATGTCCGGCGGCGAGCAGCAGCGCGTGGCCATCGCCCGCGCCATCGTCACCGACCCGGACCTCATCATCGCGGACGAGCCCACCGGGGACCTGGACCGCAAGTCAGCCGAGAGCGTGCTGGACCTCTTCGGGGTGCTCCACCAGGAGTTGCACAAGACGCTCGTCATGGTGACGCACGACCCGCACGCCGCCGAGCGGGCCGAGCGGGTGCACCACCTGGAGAAGGGGGTGCTCCAGTGA
- a CDS encoding acyltransferase family protein, whose amino-acid sequence MSLLENVRGVLIALVVMGHSLEPLIAREPLARALYTAFYLFHIPAFAFLSGHLSRAEWSRKALANIAWSLLAPLVIFQVLYVAFDAWVLGRGWSRTWLLQPYWLLWFLWSLACWRLVLPLLRRLPMPLLLSVIVAVGAGLLPWVGYLFGLSRTFVFLPCFVAGHLARREWLLGEGPRHRVLAAVLFVALGGGVWAMASETLAAPNPQWLYGSASYAALGVAPLTGMATRLALLGCALALTWSLFRVCPRGDSVLTLLGARSLPPFLLHGFVVRGIEKAGGFSVLHGVPGVLLSLAGGAVLALLLSHPFVVGVTRPLWEPRRLFGRV is encoded by the coding sequence GTGTCCCTGCTGGAGAACGTGCGCGGCGTGCTCATCGCGCTCGTGGTGATGGGGCACTCGCTGGAGCCGCTCATCGCCCGCGAGCCGCTGGCGCGAGCGCTCTACACGGCCTTCTACCTGTTCCACATCCCCGCCTTCGCATTCCTCTCCGGGCACCTGTCGCGCGCGGAATGGAGCCGGAAGGCCCTGGCCAACATCGCGTGGTCGCTGCTCGCGCCGCTCGTCATCTTCCAGGTGCTGTACGTGGCGTTCGACGCGTGGGTGCTCGGCAGGGGATGGAGCCGCACGTGGCTGCTGCAGCCGTACTGGCTGCTCTGGTTCCTGTGGAGCCTCGCGTGCTGGCGGCTCGTGCTGCCGCTGCTTCGCCGCCTGCCCATGCCGCTGCTGCTGTCCGTCATCGTCGCCGTTGGAGCGGGCCTGCTGCCGTGGGTGGGCTATCTCTTCGGCCTGTCGCGGACGTTCGTGTTCCTCCCCTGCTTCGTCGCCGGCCACCTGGCCCGGAGGGAGTGGCTGCTGGGTGAAGGCCCGCGCCACCGCGTACTCGCCGCGGTCCTGTTCGTCGCGCTGGGCGGCGGCGTCTGGGCGATGGCCTCCGAGACGCTCGCCGCTCCGAACCCGCAGTGGCTGTACGGCAGCGCCAGCTACGCGGCGCTCGGCGTGGCCCCGCTCACCGGCATGGCGACACGACTCGCGCTCCTCGGCTGCGCGCTCGCGCTCACCTGGTCGCTCTTCCGGGTGTGTCCCCGAGGCGACAGTGTCCTCACCCTTCTGGGCGCACGGAGCCTGCCGCCGTTCCTGCTGCACGGCTTCGTGGTGCGTGGAATCGAGAAGGCCGGTGGCTTCTCCGTGCTGCACGGGGTGCCCGGCGTCCTCCTCTCGCTGGCAGGGGGCGCGGTCCTCGCGCTGCTGCTCAGCCACCCGTTCGTCGTGGGTGTCACACGCCCACTCTGGGAGCCCCGCCGACTCTTCGGTCGGGTGTGA
- a CDS encoding ABC transporter permease, which produces MVPLFYNARSLWARRLSTGLTVVGLGLVVFVFSAVLMLANGIESALASGGDASNAVILRKGATGELVSGVERDAVRILTTDPAVASGPDGAPLVSGELVVLVTLPRGGTQEMNTTARGIGAESFTARPEVQLVSGRRPRPGTNEVVLGRALVGSSPDATPGGELRFAQQRWPVVGVFAARGGAFESELWGDATRLGAAFGRDGYSSALVRLRSPAAMEAFVKRVEADPRFTLEAKPEPEYWEDQASGLATFIRVLGLFVSFVFSVGAVLGAMITMYAQVATRIAELGMLRAVGFRRRSVLASVVAESAMLGAAGGVLGALGALATRWIHIRTLNFQTFAEVSFGFTPTPGIVVGALLFGTLMGLIGGLLPALRAARLSILDALRA; this is translated from the coding sequence ATGGTGCCGCTCTTCTACAACGCGCGCAGCCTCTGGGCGCGCCGGCTGTCCACCGGCCTCACGGTGGTGGGCCTGGGCCTGGTGGTGTTCGTCTTCTCCGCGGTGCTGATGCTGGCCAATGGCATCGAGTCCGCGCTCGCCTCGGGCGGAGATGCGTCCAACGCCGTCATCCTGCGCAAGGGCGCCACCGGCGAGCTGGTCAGCGGGGTGGAGCGGGACGCGGTGCGCATCCTCACCACGGACCCGGCGGTGGCGTCCGGGCCGGACGGCGCGCCGTTGGTGTCTGGAGAGTTGGTGGTGCTGGTGACGCTGCCTCGCGGGGGGACCCAGGAGATGAACACCACCGCGCGAGGCATCGGCGCGGAGAGCTTCACGGCGCGGCCGGAGGTGCAACTCGTCTCCGGGCGCAGGCCCCGGCCGGGTACGAATGAAGTCGTGTTGGGCCGCGCGCTGGTCGGCTCCTCACCGGACGCCACCCCGGGCGGCGAGCTGCGCTTCGCCCAGCAGCGCTGGCCGGTGGTGGGCGTCTTCGCGGCTCGGGGCGGCGCCTTCGAGTCCGAGCTGTGGGGCGACGCCACGCGCCTGGGGGCGGCCTTCGGACGGGACGGCTACAGCTCCGCGCTGGTGCGGCTGCGCTCCCCCGCGGCGATGGAGGCCTTCGTGAAGCGCGTGGAGGCGGACCCGCGCTTCACGCTGGAGGCGAAGCCGGAGCCTGAATACTGGGAGGACCAGGCCAGCGGGCTGGCGACGTTCATCCGCGTGCTGGGCCTGTTCGTGTCCTTCGTGTTCAGCGTGGGCGCGGTGCTGGGGGCGATGATTACGATGTACGCCCAGGTGGCGACGCGCATCGCCGAGCTCGGCATGCTGCGCGCGGTGGGCTTCCGGCGGCGCAGCGTGCTGGCCAGCGTGGTGGCGGAGTCCGCCATGCTCGGCGCCGCGGGCGGGGTGCTCGGCGCGCTGGGGGCGCTGGCCACGCGGTGGATTCACATCCGCACGCTCAACTTCCAGACCTTCGCCGAGGTGAGCTTCGGCTTCACGCCCACGCCGGGCATCGTCGTGGGCGCGCTGTTGTTCGGCACGCTGATGGGGCTCATCGGCGGGCTGCTGCCCGCGCTGCGCGCGGCGCGCCTGTCCATCCTCGACGCGCTGCGGGCCTGA
- a CDS encoding 2OG-Fe dioxygenase family protein, with amino-acid sequence MSFSPPVTSPSDVLSVLRERGYAVLSRTGLCELVHTPAPELDALLPTWNDLPLDGYLRDGGRYRSRRHSCFVVDGASVSQVPHRAHWQPVEYNALHGGLERWFEPISPGVISQPAWSRLLSELGVCCSALKGARPWYVEAHQFRIDTTDGIGRPTPEGAHRDGVDFVAVLLTGREGIKGGETRVFEAAGPSGIRFTLTEPWSALLLDDERVIHESTPIQPLGGTGHRDTLVLTFRAKGFQGP; translated from the coding sequence ATGAGCTTCTCGCCGCCCGTCACCTCTCCTTCGGATGTCCTCTCCGTCCTGCGCGAGCGCGGCTACGCCGTCCTCAGCCGCACGGGCCTGTGCGAACTGGTGCACACGCCGGCTCCCGAGCTCGACGCGCTGCTGCCGACGTGGAACGACCTGCCGCTCGACGGGTACCTGCGGGACGGTGGGCGCTATCGCTCGCGCCGGCACTCGTGCTTCGTCGTGGATGGCGCCTCCGTCTCCCAGGTGCCGCACCGCGCGCACTGGCAGCCCGTCGAATACAACGCGCTGCACGGCGGGCTGGAGCGCTGGTTCGAGCCGATTTCCCCGGGCGTCATCTCGCAGCCCGCGTGGTCCCGGCTGCTGAGCGAGTTGGGCGTGTGCTGCTCCGCGCTGAAGGGGGCGCGGCCCTGGTACGTGGAGGCGCATCAGTTCCGCATCGACACGACGGATGGCATCGGTCGGCCGACGCCCGAGGGCGCGCACCGCGACGGCGTGGACTTCGTCGCCGTGCTGCTCACGGGCCGTGAAGGCATCAAGGGCGGCGAGACGCGCGTGTTCGAGGCGGCCGGGCCGAGCGGCATCCGCTTCACGCTCACCGAGCCCTGGTCCGCGCTGCTGCTCGACGACGAGCGTGTGATTCACGAGAGCACGCCCATCCAGCCGCTGGGCGGCACGGGACACCGGGACACGCTCGTGCTCACCTTCCGCGCGAAGGGCTTCCAGGGACCCTGA
- a CDS encoding ABC transporter permease, with protein MNYVRLACRDLLRNPLRLTLTILAGAVGVTAFIFLRTVIDIFYFGAEAAQVDRLIVRNKVAITQPLPLSYYARIAALPGVTAVTHQEWFGGTLGETQKDFFANFAVDPGTFLGVFPEFVTTPAELSAFRSDPCGALIGEKLARRFGWKTGDRVTLKGQIYPGDWTFNVRGIYTGARPSTDTTALMFGYRCLNESTRLPKAMKDQVGIYAVRVDDPARSTQVAAAIDAMFDNSPYPTKTESEKAFQLGFVAMSSAILTAVKVVSTVILLIILLVIGNTLAMGVRERTRDIATLRAMGFRPRTVVMLVLAESSVIGFAAAALGVLAAPSLVNGFARLIASQFGQLPDNVMRGRTLVVSALAAVVVSLLAGVGPALRAVRLPVAEGLRKVA; from the coding sequence GTGAACTACGTGCGGCTCGCGTGCCGCGATTTGCTGCGCAACCCGCTGCGCCTGACGCTCACCATCCTCGCGGGCGCGGTGGGTGTGACGGCCTTCATCTTCCTGCGCACCGTCATCGACATCTTCTACTTCGGCGCGGAGGCGGCGCAGGTGGACCGGCTCATCGTCCGCAACAAGGTCGCCATCACCCAGCCGCTGCCGCTGTCCTACTACGCGCGCATCGCCGCACTGCCTGGCGTCACCGCCGTGACGCATCAGGAGTGGTTCGGTGGGACGCTGGGCGAGACGCAGAAGGACTTCTTCGCCAACTTCGCCGTCGACCCCGGCACCTTCCTCGGGGTGTTCCCCGAGTTCGTCACCACGCCCGCGGAGCTGTCCGCCTTTCGGAGCGACCCGTGCGGCGCGCTGATAGGCGAGAAGCTGGCCCGGCGCTTCGGCTGGAAGACCGGAGACCGGGTGACGCTCAAGGGGCAGATATACCCTGGTGATTGGACGTTCAACGTGCGCGGCATCTACACCGGCGCGCGCCCCAGCACGGACACCACCGCGCTGATGTTCGGCTACCGCTGCCTCAACGAGAGCACGCGGCTGCCCAAGGCCATGAAGGACCAGGTCGGCATCTACGCGGTGCGCGTGGATGACCCGGCGCGCTCGACCCAGGTGGCGGCGGCCATCGACGCCATGTTCGACAACAGCCCGTACCCGACGAAGACGGAGAGCGAGAAGGCCTTCCAGCTCGGCTTCGTGGCCATGTCGTCCGCCATCCTCACCGCGGTGAAGGTGGTGTCCACCGTCATCCTGCTCATCATCCTGCTCGTGATTGGCAACACGCTGGCCATGGGCGTGCGCGAGCGCACGCGCGACATCGCGACCCTGCGCGCCATGGGCTTCCGCCCTCGCACGGTGGTGATGCTGGTGCTGGCCGAGTCCTCCGTCATCGGCTTCGCGGCCGCGGCGCTGGGCGTGCTGGCCGCGCCGTCGCTGGTGAATGGCTTCGCGCGGCTCATCGCCTCGCAGTTCGGCCAGCTCCCGGACAACGTGATGCGGGGGCGCACGCTCGTCGTGTCCGCGCTCGCGGCGGTGGTGGTGTCGTTGCTGGCGGGAGTGGGGCCCGCCCTGCGCGCGGTGCGCCTGCCGGTGGCGGAAGGCCTGAGGAAGGTGGCCTGA
- a CDS encoding metal-dependent hydrolase family protein — protein MTRPASLVALLLLLPSAALAARPTVLRAQRLFDARSGKVVSPGVVLVRDGRIEAVGSGAPLPKDAEVVDLGDATLLPGLIDAHVHLDSERSDDYRQDQLDSLQKPVAELALEAGEHARRTLRAGFTTVRNLGSAHVIDIGLRNAARSGMLEGPRVIASGAALGATGGHCDTHGFREGALAEESAGGVADGPDALRGQVRKALKYGADVIKVCVTGGVLSEGDDVDVPQLTQAEMDAVVDEAHGLRKKVAVHAHGATGAKRAIQAGADSIEHGTFLDEEAFRMMAERHTVLIPTPLNQRIYDEQKARGAKFHPRVWEKIQIAAKARRESMRLALARKVRIGFGTDAGVIPHGRNAEQLGILVEYGMSPTDALRAATTVNAELLGLSQELGSLEPGKVADVIAVPGDVLRDVRATERVFFVMKEGRVVRHDAAPTTAASNK, from the coding sequence ATGACCCGACCCGCCAGCCTCGTCGCGCTCCTGCTGCTGCTCCCTTCCGCCGCGCTCGCCGCACGGCCCACCGTGCTCCGTGCGCAGCGGCTCTTCGATGCCCGCTCGGGCAAGGTGGTGTCACCCGGAGTGGTGCTGGTGCGCGACGGTCGCATCGAGGCCGTGGGCTCCGGGGCCCCATTGCCGAAGGACGCGGAGGTGGTCGACCTGGGAGACGCCACGCTGCTGCCCGGCCTCATCGACGCGCACGTCCACCTGGACTCCGAGCGGAGCGATGACTACCGGCAGGACCAACTGGACTCGCTCCAGAAACCGGTGGCGGAGCTGGCGCTGGAGGCAGGCGAGCATGCGCGCCGCACACTGCGTGCGGGCTTCACCACGGTGCGCAACCTGGGCTCCGCGCACGTCATCGACATCGGCCTGCGCAATGCGGCGCGAAGCGGGATGCTGGAAGGGCCGCGCGTCATCGCCTCCGGCGCCGCCCTGGGCGCCACGGGGGGCCACTGCGACACGCACGGCTTCCGCGAAGGCGCGCTCGCCGAGGAGTCCGCGGGCGGTGTCGCGGACGGACCCGACGCGCTGCGCGGCCAGGTGCGCAAGGCGCTGAAGTACGGGGCGGACGTCATCAAGGTGTGCGTCACCGGCGGCGTGCTCTCCGAGGGCGACGACGTGGACGTGCCCCAGCTCACACAGGCGGAGATGGACGCGGTGGTGGACGAGGCGCACGGCCTCCGCAAGAAGGTGGCCGTGCATGCCCACGGCGCCACCGGGGCGAAGCGCGCCATCCAGGCGGGGGCCGACTCCATCGAGCACGGCACGTTCCTGGACGAAGAGGCGTTCCGGATGATGGCCGAGCGCCACACCGTGCTCATCCCCACGCCGCTCAACCAGCGCATCTACGACGAGCAGAAGGCGCGCGGCGCGAAGTTCCACCCACGCGTCTGGGAGAAGATTCAAATCGCCGCGAAGGCCCGGCGCGAGTCGATGCGCCTCGCGCTGGCGCGGAAGGTCCGCATCGGCTTCGGCACCGACGCGGGCGTCATCCCGCACGGCCGCAACGCGGAGCAGCTCGGCATCCTGGTGGAGTACGGCATGAGCCCCACCGACGCGCTGCGCGCCGCGACCACGGTGAACGCGGAGCTGCTCGGGCTCTCACAGGAGCTGGGCAGCCTGGAGCCCGGCAAGGTGGCGGACGTCATCGCCGTGCCCGGCGACGTGCTGCGCGACGTGCGCGCCACCGAGCGCGTCTTCTTCGTCATGAAGGAGGGCCGGGTGGTGCGGCACGACGCGGCGCCCACCACCGCGGCCTCGAACAAGTAG
- a CDS encoding M28 family metallopeptidase, which yields MLLVPFLAWCAGPDASRGTRLASATQPETAQGRDDERSARPVPHDVREMLREMKEQNVESTIRTLVSFGTRNTLSVQNDPARGIGAARDWLRARFEAIAATSGGRMTVELQSYVQEPASRIPVPTVITNVVATLKGKQAASEGRVYVVSGHYDSMCGDPINPTCDAPGANDDASGVAVVLEMARVMATREFDATIVFMAVAGEEQGLYGSTYFATQAKAAGRNIAGMFTNDIVGSSRADDGSRDPLTVRVFAEGVPTAETPAEANTRRSVGGENDSPSRQLARLVKDVGENSATGMRVNIIYRRDRYRRGGDHIPFLQQGYAALRFTEPHENYAHQHQDVRSENGTVFGDLPEFVDFAYITRVARVNAAALTALARAPAVPANTRIITAKLTNDTELAWDANPEPDVAGYEIVYRETTEALWTHVLPVGNVTTYTVPGMSKDNYFFGVRAVDQDGHRSPVAFPKPAP from the coding sequence GTGTTGCTCGTCCCGTTCCTCGCCTGGTGCGCCGGGCCTGACGCCTCGCGGGGGACGCGGCTTGCCAGCGCCACGCAGCCGGAGACGGCGCAGGGAAGGGACGACGAGCGCTCAGCGAGGCCGGTGCCGCACGACGTGCGGGAGATGCTGCGCGAGATGAAGGAGCAGAACGTCGAGAGCACCATTCGCACGCTCGTTTCGTTCGGCACCCGCAACACGCTCTCCGTGCAGAACGACCCGGCGCGCGGCATCGGCGCCGCGCGCGACTGGCTCCGCGCGCGCTTCGAGGCCATCGCCGCCACCTCGGGCGGACGCATGACGGTGGAACTCCAGAGCTACGTGCAGGAGCCCGCCTCGCGCATCCCCGTTCCCACCGTCATCACCAACGTCGTCGCCACGCTGAAGGGGAAGCAGGCCGCGTCCGAGGGCCGCGTCTACGTCGTCAGCGGGCACTACGACTCCATGTGCGGAGACCCCATCAACCCCACCTGCGACGCGCCCGGTGCCAATGACGACGCCTCCGGAGTGGCCGTCGTGCTGGAGATGGCGCGCGTCATGGCCACGCGCGAGTTCGACGCCACCATCGTCTTCATGGCCGTCGCGGGGGAGGAGCAGGGGCTCTACGGCTCAACGTACTTCGCCACGCAGGCGAAGGCGGCGGGGCGCAACATCGCCGGCATGTTCACCAACGACATCGTCGGAAGCTCGCGCGCGGATGACGGCTCGAGAGATCCACTCACCGTGCGCGTCTTCGCGGAAGGCGTGCCCACGGCCGAGACGCCCGCGGAGGCCAACACCCGCCGCTCGGTGGGTGGAGAGAACGACTCGCCCTCGCGTCAGCTCGCGCGCCTGGTGAAGGACGTGGGGGAGAACAGCGCCACCGGCATGCGGGTGAACATCATCTACCGCAGGGACCGCTACCGCCGGGGCGGGGACCACATCCCCTTCCTGCAGCAGGGCTACGCGGCGCTGCGCTTCACCGAGCCGCACGAGAACTACGCCCACCAGCACCAGGACGTCCGCAGTGAGAACGGCACCGTCTTCGGCGACCTGCCCGAGTTCGTGGACTTCGCGTACATCACCCGGGTGGCCCGGGTGAACGCCGCCGCCCTCACGGCCCTCGCCCGTGCGCCGGCCGTCCCCGCCAACACGCGCATCATCACCGCGAAGCTCACCAACGACACCGAGCTGGCCTGGGACGCGAACCCCGAGCCGGACGTCGCGGGCTACGAAATCGTCTACCGCGAGACGACCGAGGCGCTCTGGACGCACGTGCTCCCGGTGGGCAACGTGACGACCTACACCGTGCCGGGCATGTCGAAGGACAACTATTTCTTCGGCGTGCGCGCGGTGGACCAGGACGGCCACCGCAGCCCGGTCGCCTTCCCGAAGCCCGCGCCCTGA
- a CDS encoding FAD-dependent oxidoreductase — translation MGPPLTPVVSPRHAVVCGSSMAGLLTAGLLARHFERVTVVERDGLEDTPLARKGVPQGTQTHILLKRGMDIAAAIFPGLMEDLQGVGAQALDMAADGAWHVAGVWRKRVPSGVTMYSQTRPLFEWRVRSMLAALPNVRILDRHDVTGLLHVADGTRVTGLKVRAPGSTEETRLEADLVVDASGRGSRMPQWLEALGQPRVEETRIQIDVGYATRLYRIPPGFDAGWKSLIVSAEFPTNRRFGTVIPVEGGRWTVTLSGWLKDYPPTDEEGFLAYARSLAQPHLYEALKQAEPLGPILSYRFSHSQWRHFERLPRVPEGLLVVGDAFCSFNPIYGQGITSSALLVEALGECLRKGLDGLSRRYFERAGQLLKVPWALSTTEDFRLPELADMRPPGSSFLYWYGERFQRLTATDDEAVRTFMEVMHMLRPPTSMFSPRLFWKALTSRPVSAVLPPAPKPLPVHVSKAA, via the coding sequence ATGGGTCCTCCCCTCACTCCCGTTGTGTCCCCCCGCCACGCCGTCGTGTGCGGGAGCAGCATGGCCGGACTGCTCACCGCGGGACTGCTCGCACGGCACTTCGAGCGCGTCACGGTGGTGGAGCGGGATGGCCTGGAGGACACTCCGCTCGCACGCAAGGGCGTCCCGCAGGGCACGCAGACGCACATCCTGCTCAAGCGCGGGATGGACATCGCGGCGGCCATCTTCCCCGGACTCATGGAGGACCTGCAGGGCGTTGGCGCCCAGGCCTTGGACATGGCCGCCGACGGCGCGTGGCATGTGGCCGGCGTCTGGCGCAAGCGCGTCCCCAGCGGCGTCACCATGTACTCGCAGACGCGGCCGCTCTTCGAGTGGCGCGTCCGCTCCATGCTCGCGGCGCTCCCCAACGTACGCATCCTCGACCGGCACGACGTCACGGGCCTGCTGCACGTCGCGGACGGCACCCGCGTCACGGGCCTGAAGGTCCGCGCGCCCGGGAGCACCGAGGAGACGCGGCTGGAGGCGGACCTGGTGGTGGATGCCAGCGGCCGGGGAAGCCGGATGCCGCAGTGGCTGGAGGCCCTGGGCCAGCCGCGCGTGGAGGAGACGCGCATCCAGATTGACGTCGGCTACGCCACGCGCCTGTACCGCATTCCCCCGGGCTTCGACGCGGGGTGGAAGTCACTCATCGTCTCCGCCGAGTTCCCAACGAATCGGCGCTTCGGCACCGTCATCCCCGTCGAGGGAGGCCGGTGGACGGTGACGCTGAGCGGCTGGCTCAAGGACTACCCGCCCACGGACGAGGAGGGCTTCCTCGCGTATGCGCGCTCACTCGCGCAGCCCCACCTGTACGAGGCCTTGAAGCAGGCCGAGCCGCTCGGGCCCATCCTCAGCTACCGCTTCTCGCACAGCCAGTGGCGCCACTTCGAGCGGCTGCCCCGCGTCCCCGAGGGGCTGCTGGTGGTGGGGGACGCGTTCTGTTCGTTCAACCCCATCTATGGCCAGGGCATCACCTCCAGCGCGCTGCTCGTCGAGGCGCTGGGCGAGTGCCTGCGCAAGGGACTGGACGGGCTGTCGCGCCGCTACTTCGAGCGCGCTGGCCAGCTCCTGAAGGTGCCCTGGGCCCTGTCCACCACCGAGGACTTCCGGCTGCCCGAGCTGGCCGACATGCGGCCCCCGGGGAGCAGCTTCCTGTACTGGTACGGCGAGCGGTTCCAGCGGCTGACCGCGACGGACGACGAGGCCGTGCGGACGTTCATGGAGGTGATGCACATGCTCCGGCCGCCGACGTCCATGTTCTCGCCGAGGCTGTTCTGGAAGGCGCTGACCTCGCGGCCCGTGTCGGCGGTGCTGCCCCCAGCCCCGAAGCCGCTCCCGGTGCACGTCTCCAAGGCGGCGTGA